The proteins below come from a single Methanotorris formicicus Mc-S-70 genomic window:
- a CDS encoding 30S ribosomal protein S8e, which produces MGVWQGKSRRKPTGGKYKMSRKKRKYEMGREPTETHLSDEVRMKIIRCKGGNNKIRLLRVNYANVLDPKTGVCRKVAIKTVVDNQANKHYIRRNVITKGAVVETELGLAKVTSRPGQDGVVNAVLVEQ; this is translated from the coding sequence ATGGGAGTATGGCAAGGAAAAAGCAGAAGAAAACCAACAGGCGGAAAATACAAAATGTCAAGAAAAAAGAGAAAATATGAAATGGGAAGAGAACCAACAGAAACACACTTATCAGATGAAGTAAGGATGAAAATCATTAGATGCAAAGGAGGAAACAATAAAATTAGATTATTAAGAGTAAACTACGCAAATGTTTTAGATCCAAAAACAGGAGTTTGTAGGAAAGTTGCAATTAAAACCGTAGTTGACAACCAGGCAAACAAACACTACATCAGAAGAAACGTCATCACAAAAGGAGCAGTTGTTGAAACAGAATTAGGTTTGGCAAAAGTAACATCAAGACCAGGACAGGATGGTGTTGTCAACGCTGTTCTCGTTGAGCAATAA
- the pyrB gene encoding aspartate carbamoyltransferase: MKHLISMRDIDKDDILRILDEAERMEDILNSKKVSKILEGKILATIFYEPSTRTRLSFETAMKRLGGEVIGFGDVENTSVVKGESLIDTIRVVSNYCDVIVLRHPSEGAARLASEYSSVPIINAGDGSNQHPTQTLLDLYTINREIGRIDNIKVAFVGDLKYGRTVHSLSYALALFEGVELHFISPKELKMPREIIDDLRGKVKIYESDKIGELDVDVVYVTRIQKERFPDLNEYQKVKGSYKIKKEHIENKDLIVMHPLPRVDEIDYGVDKLPQAKYFKQSFYGIPVRMAILKILIEEFERT, encoded by the coding sequence ATGAAGCATCTAATCTCAATGAGGGATATTGATAAAGATGATATTTTGAGGATATTGGATGAAGCAGAGAGGATGGAGGATATACTAAATTCAAAAAAGGTCTCAAAGATTTTGGAAGGGAAGATTTTGGCAACGATATTTTATGAACCATCAACAAGAACAAGGTTATCTTTTGAGACAGCAATGAAGAGATTGGGTGGGGAGGTTATTGGATTTGGAGATGTTGAAAATACATCAGTAGTAAAGGGGGAAAGTTTAATAGACACCATAAGGGTAGTTAGTAATTACTGCGATGTTATTGTTTTGAGGCATCCATCTGAGGGTGCGGCAAGATTGGCAAGTGAATACTCATCAGTTCCTATTATAAATGCAGGAGATGGGAGTAATCAACACCCGACACAAACACTACTGGATTTATATACAATAAACAGAGAAATTGGAAGGATTGATAATATAAAGGTTGCATTTGTTGGAGATTTGAAGTATGGGAGAACTGTTCATTCACTCTCCTATGCATTGGCACTTTTTGAAGGGGTTGAATTGCACTTTATTTCCCCAAAAGAATTAAAAATGCCAAGAGAAATTATTGACGATTTGAGAGGAAAGGTTAAGATATACGAATCTGATAAGATTGGGGAGTTAGATGTTGATGTTGTTTATGTAACAAGAATACAGAAAGAGAGATTTCCAGATTTGAATGAATACCAAAAAGTCAAAGGAAGTTATAAGATAAAAAAAGAACATATTGAAAATAAGGATTTGATTGTTATGCACCCATTGCCAAGGGTTGATGAAATTGATTATGGGGTTGATAAACTTCCTCAGGCAAAATACTTTAAACAATCCTTTTATGGAATCCCAGTGAGAATGGCAATTTTAAAGATATTAATTGAAGAATTTGAGAGAACATAA
- a CDS encoding DUF2304 domain-containing protein codes for MEIIQIFGILFALFAMSRVILQIRNRNMGLDEGIFWLFVWILVVVVLVFPQTLSCLAGVLGVGRGVDAIIYLSIVVLFYLIYRMYARMEHLEREITKVVREVAIKDRHEPKSKNEG; via the coding sequence ATGGAAATTATTCAAATATTTGGAATACTATTTGCATTGTTTGCTATGTCAAGAGTTATTTTACAGATAAGGAACAGGAATATGGGTTTGGATGAGGGGATATTTTGGTTGTTTGTTTGGATTTTGGTTGTTGTTGTTTTGGTATTTCCTCAAACATTAAGTTGTTTGGCAGGGGTTCTTGGTGTGGGGAGGGGTGTGGATGCTATAATCTATCTAAGTATAGTGGTTTTATTCTATCTAATATATAGAATGTATGCAAGGATGGAACATTTAGAAAGAGAGATTACGAAAGTTGTTAGAGAGGTGGCAATTAAAGATAGACATGAACCAAAAAGTAAAAATGAGGGATAA